A section of the Callithrix jacchus isolate 240 chromosome 14, calJac240_pri, whole genome shotgun sequence genome encodes:
- the LOC108588175 gene encoding LOW QUALITY PROTEIN: uncharacterized protein LOC108588175 (The sequence of the model RefSeq protein was modified relative to this genomic sequence to represent the inferred CDS: inserted 1 base in 1 codon; substituted 1 base at 1 genomic stop codon), which translates to MSLLIRELDMNPDASLMALLDVHKLIKAIICPSSPTSCVPCCGHGIPTQLINKDFQLSLCLPFPLAWALLLLTPLLSSHSEGHAPSHSHCLAFHLXLHPVQTSFSGLLAHQPIVGWVPKCRAELTHLLLMSFSGCLLTSGDPSSXAHQPRSPKLASAHLPSHGRQCLQSQEVCASGTCSAWQAELMLPPPPFSLPLNPHCSPITTCALLIPSATHQPPPSANFLIP; encoded by the exons ATGTCCCTTCTGATCAGGGAACTTGATATGAACCCAGATGCCAGCTTGATGGCTCTGCTGGATGTCCACAAGCTCATAAAGGCCATCATCTGTccctccagccccacctcctGTGTTCCTTGCTGTGGCCATGGAATCCCCACCCAGCTGATCAACAAGGACTTTCAGTTATCCCTGTGCCTGCCCTTTCCCTTGGCCTGGGCACTCCTCCTCCTGACTCCACTTCTGAGCTCTCACTCAGAGGGCCATGCACCTTCCCACTCCCACTGCCTTGCCTTCCATC TCCTGCACCCAGTACAAACCTCCTTCAGTGGCCTCCTGGCCCATCAGCCCATTGTGGGCTGGGTGCCCAAATGCAGGGCTGAGCTCACACACCTGCTGCTTATGAGCTTCAGTGGCTGCCtgctgacctcaggggatccgagCTCCTAGGCACACCAGCCAAGGTCCCCTAAGCTGGCCTCAGCACACCTGCCAAGCCACGGCAGACAGTGTCTTCAGTCACAAGAAGTCTGTGCTTCTGGAACCTGTAGCGCTTGGCAGGCAGAGCTCATGCTACCTCCTCcgcccttctcccttcctctgaaCCCACACTGCTCCCCAATCACCACCTGTGCCCTACTAATTCCATCAGCCACCCACCAGCCACCTCCATCAGCCAACTTCCTAATTCCTTAG